In Sesamum indicum cultivar Zhongzhi No. 13 linkage group LG8, S_indicum_v1.0, whole genome shotgun sequence, the sequence GGAGAGAGAGGGGAGGGGGTTGGTAAATGCTTGAAACGAAAACCACCAAGAAGCAGTGCagagattttataaaatgatctACAATAAACatttgaaaacataaaataatgggCAAAGTGTCTTGAAATTTGCCTGTTGATTCGAGTGAGCTTCAAAACGAGGAGCCTTTGATCTCAGTTTCTCTGCTTGATCATATAAGTTGTAGTGGAGGTAATTCCTCAGCAACAGATTCAGAAGAGTTTCCTGCAAATGTCATCAATCAGAAAAACCACTACCAGATAATAAACTAGTTGCTTGTTAGATAACAGACCAACCTGTCCCAACTCGTCATGGCGCAAAGTTGCAGTCCGGTGCAAAGCAAGTAGATTACTGTTTGAAAAAACTTGTTTCTATTAGATACGAAATTGTAATTTCACAAGAAGACCCACTTAACAGAAAAATGAGATACATATTCCGGTTTATTGTTCCCTTGAGCATAAATGgattaagaaaaatttcaaTCCAAAATCCATGCATCAAACAAGGATCAACTCATTGTTGCTGTTGCAAGCAATTCAAACTACAGCAGATATGCATACCCTCGTATTTCAGCAAGATCACCAGTAAGTTCATAGCTTAAAGAGTAGTAAAAATAGAGCCTGGATGCTAGGACATCAACAGTTCTTCTATTGAGGTTCCTTAAACGAGCAATACTAGCTGAAGAACAAGCCTTAGCCTGAAAGTTCAGAAGAATTATCAATAGGTCACAAATGATCAAACATCAGTTAAAATAGCAAGCCTCTCTGGAAATTTAATCATACACTTATACCTCACTGTATCTCTTCTGATCAATCagaaatattagaattagcaAATAGCAATAAATCTCAAGTTCTGGCAAGGAATGCTTTGCAGGAGCTTGCGCAGCAGATGTTGCGGTATCAACTTCCATATCATGCTCATCCTCCTACAAACATCAATGCAGCTCATAAAATGATGATTTATCTATAAATAAAACCCCCATGGACTTCTACATTATTTGACAAGACAACTCCCACACAATGTCAACTGCTAAACCATTTAGTCAACTTTCCACACAAGAGTGACTGCAATTTTCTAAACACATGGATTCAATGGATTTATAAACAATGGAATCTAAAGCACAGGACCAAGATATCTAGTCTTcggttttttattttcttcaagtaaTGATGGTAACATGTCCAAACTTCAAAATGCAACAAATAGAAAAGCAGAACATGAAGTAAAACTGAAGTATGGTCTTGCAAGAATGGAATAACTCAATATTCTGTGTTTATGCCATAATTTCTTCCACTTAAACAGCACTAACTTCTTTTACAGcacaaaataatcaattaatataacagatactacacaaattcatgTATCTGGTAGATCAATAGACATAAGTCAAACCAAGCAATCCTTCACCCTATCAATCAATCTGAATATTACAATTTGCATAATGAATTCAACAATTCACTTAAATGTCTGATTTTCTTACCTTCGGAACATACGAAGACATGCGAGAATGCGCATCAGATCCAGGCACAAGcacaaaattgagaaatgcAGGAAGCACAGAAGCCTTTAGCTTCTTCCTCAACTGAATTGTCCACCGAATAGCCCTCACAATCCTCCGAACCTCTCGTGTGTAAGCTCCCGTCTCAATCAATGCAGCTATGTCCTTCAAATCTGATATACCAAACGCACAAAAATGACACCCCAAAGAAGCTAACTCTCAGGTCAGATTCGGGATTAAACCAAGCAAAGTGAAATAAGAAAGCAACGGGACCAATTTGCTTCAATACTACATATGCATCAAGATTTACAACCTTTTCAAACGTATTCCAgtattacagaaaaaaaaaaagaaaaaagagatgcATCATTTGGTAAATATCtctcataattattatagctTTTCATAATGCTGCCATTTCCTACGTGTTTTcattcaaaatcaatttaatcaaacgaattattagaattttagctcattttttcttcataaaaatCCATAGTcctaattgaaataaatttatctacGCAAAAGAATTAATCACTCACGCTGAAGAGTAGATGGAGAGGTGGACGAGAGGGAATTGGAGGGGGCAGGGTGCTGCTCCTTCATCTCAACATCTTGGGTCATTTTCGCCAAAATCTGAGAAATAAACGCAATATTCGACACATAAAACACCCAAATAAGAGCTGGAAACTCCATTTCCGTTCGCTTAGATTTACGAAATCTGATTCATTATTACCAGAAATCGAGGGAAGAAATTATTCTTGAGAAAACAATTGATCTGGACCGATATGAAAAGCTAGTCGATTACTTTCTTTCGCTGCAAGTCAGAAGAAAATTTCATAGACGAAAAACAAAGAAGGAAGAATTGAAGTAGATTTCGCGGAGAAGGAAAAGGTGAAGAAGAATCGGAACCTCAGATTGGATGAATCAGTGTGAGAATTTCGAAGATAAACCCTAGAATTGAAGGAGTTGTTCGCTTTTGGGGGTCTCTTTCTCCAAGCAGGCAGTAAAAGAGAATGAGTAGAGTGACTACCCCAAACCTGGGAATATCAGGATGAAGAAGCGATGTGGGCAATATAGTCATTTTTCCTATGTTTCTTATGCACTACTCCACactcttttatcttttattacaCTTCTTTCTCCAATAAAATGATACGAAAAAATAGGCAATTACACAAAGTAAAACCctaaaacacaaacaaaaatgaagcaaGCAAAGAAACTTGTATCTGTCATCTGTCAGCGATGTATATGTATGTTGGTTAAATGAGGTAATAATGTCAGATGGGAACTAAATTGgcaaaagaatataatttgatcaaacaaGACCTGTATGTTACATAAGAATAAGATTCAATAATCAGCAATGCTGCTGCCACAATCAGAATCAGACATCTTCAACAAAATGGCAGCCAAAAATCCGTCTCTGCTGTATAAAGCCAACCATATAAGCTATACTACATCTCCATCTCTCTTTCGCATACTTTTCCAACCCCATCTTCATCCTCTCCTGCTTGATTTCTTCAGCATTGTCTTGTACGCCCACACTCGGCTTCTGTGTCACTGCTTTGGCTAAAACCCTGGCCAAAACCACACCATCCTCCAGTGCTGAACAACCGCCTTGGCCGATATCTGGTGTCACAGGGTGTAGGGACGTCTCCGGCTAGACACACCTTGTCTTTACTGATATTTCCCCAAAGCAACTCCCATGCTTGTCTAAATTTTAACTGGGACCATATCATACTGTTCAAATCTGTTTGTTCAAAGATATTCCTGACCTTGTTGGAGGTATTACCGAGCTTGCTCAGTACAAATTGCTTCATCTTAGCTGGATCTTCTTCTACGCCTTTGTCTGCACTGATATTTTCACATCGTTATCAAGAGGTATACAACGAAGTCAAGTTACTAAGACCAACCAGGCTAGGTAACCTAGGAGAAACGATAAGCACCTTGGGCAGAGGGTATATACGTGAAAAACCAGTAAACACCATGGTCATCACATGGAGTGACACCATATCTGACGCCATTTCCGAAAAACTGAAGGAACTTAGGCTCAAAACCTTGGCCATTCTCACAATCTAAGTAGCCCCTTATGGATGCTCGCCCCGCAGATGATGGTTTACTAAAGCCTAGAAATTTGGCCACCACCGAGATTACTCCGTCATGCCCAATCAACAccttatatataagaattggTAGGTCAGAGCATAGATAATACGTATAGAGTAACTCTGGTCAATTTATTACCTTAGTTTTAAGAACAGTTCCGTCAGCCAGATGAATTGTGTTGAAGAAACCAGAATCCTGAATTGACACGACTTTGGACGAATATCTGATCGTTCCTTCAGGAAGTTCGTTCCTTAAGGATTCAATCAGCACCTTCCTATTAATACGCCGGACTTCATGATTGCCCCTGCATCCACATACTAACAGTCTGACTCAAACTTAAGCTCCTAAGGCcaacattacaaatatttatcacctttaaaatgcaatttcctCGGAGAATCCATCCATATCAAACTCACTCAAGAGACAGTTCTGCTGTCGGTAGCCCAGAAATCACTGATGTACTCACTAGtctgcaaaacaaaaacaggCATTTTGTAAGAGCTGCTTTAGTTTCAACTCTGACAAAGAATAACCTTAAAAATCTTATTGTGAATTAGAAGCTGTTTTGATGAAGAAACACAAGAGAAATAGATACCTAGTGAGTTGGTTGTGTTTCTGACGCAGATTGTGTCCAATACCAATGGCATCCAATGCCTTCCAAGCATTAGTCCATAATGCAAAGGCAAATCCATCGGTCCTCAATGTGTCGGCCGACTCCAATACCAAACTCCGAACTCCCAAtctacaaaaacaaaaaaaacatttttttcttccttttttctcaTTCACTTTGTGTAAACTCGCTTAGACATATTTTAGCAAGAAGAAACacgaaaaagggaaaagaataGTTCAAAAACAGTCCACGCAGATAATCAGTAATCAGCAAAACATTGCTAAGGTAAAGATTTATAGATATCACCACTTTGCCCAACTGTCATATGTATTACTAAAACCATATCGTGTAAGATGTAGAATTACGGAAGAGAAAAAGAGGTACGGAGAAAAGAGTGAGTAAAGTACCTGTGAAGTCCTAAAGAGGTTGTAAGGCCAGCAATTCCAGCACCAACAATCACTATTTCTTGTATAACTTCCATCACTAATCTTGGAATGGTTATGGAACATTAAATCATGATAATCAATGCAAACAAAACACGAcaaacttaaaagaaaaaggaaaagggacATAATTCCCACAGAGAATCCAACCACCACCAAGGGTTCCTTAATTAGTATTTACTGCTGGCATGGAAGTAGAGAAAGAATCTTACTACTAAAAATGGCTCATCTAACAAACATAACATAGATTAGATGTTCCGTTGTTAAGTCATAATTATACCTCGTCGGAGTTGAGCAATCAAGATAATGGAGTTGAAGAGTTGCTGGTGCCACTACTTAACACAAAACTGTACTACAATCTATGCATGAAGTTCATATTATATCCATCGAATTGTTTGAGCATTGCGTCCTGAAAATTTGTGTAACTATGTTTTCGCTtgagattatttaatttgtacttGTTTAAGAATGAACCAATTAAGttacaattttcttgataaacACCAATcaattctcttctctctttcgcTACAGTTTTCTTATCCACATGATTCTTCCTCCTACCTGCCAAAATGAAGACACTTGGCAGGTTTTCATGAAGACACATCAGTGGACGCAATAATCACGTGGAAAAggatgaaagaaagagaaagctCTGATTGATGGAAAGGAGGAATAATGAGGGCTGGAAATAGAGTCGTCCTATTTTTCAGTATAATAACTGCACAACTCTATACACAGAAAGACAGAATAAGGTATTTGAAATAAACGGCAAAGGTAGAGCTTCCAACTCCAATAGTATCTCCATAAAATGCCATAACGACACCATCTTTCTTGAGGTTTTGGGCTTCCAATTACATTTcactatttgaatttttaataacgCTACGTTGTCCAAGATTTTAATAGTGAAAATCTAAGGCTATACATATgtcaaaataatcatatattaagaGCCTAAATGGGAGCATTCATCCAAATAcagaatgaaaaattgaagacCATAGATATGGGGCTTATGGTACATTTGACTTTTCAGAAGTTAACAAATTAACCAGAATCATAAATTTCGTCACATACATCACAACTCTCTTTATGGCAGAAGAGAGTTTGCCATGACTCTCAGCCATCTAGAGTGTTAGCACCCACGCTCAAATTACATCCAGAAATCATGCGCACGAGATGTAGTGCCGAAATTCATCCCAACCcaacaaatcaaaattgagGAAGGTGTGTAAGCAAGTTCTTTAGCAACATCTCGTGCCGAAATTCATCCCAACCcaacaaatcaaaattgagGAAGGTGTGTAAGCAAGTTCTTTAGCAACCCATCTCCCACCGCAGACTTCCTAGCCGCTGCTATCAGGAAATTTAGCCTCATAATTATGGTGAAGCTGCATGATAACAATAAAAGTTTGTGATGATACATTCTGTTCCATCCCAAAATTCCAGAACAATCTACAACACATTTTTAGAGTTAAAAGGAAAAGGACATTACCATGAATGTTGCAGTAATCATCTTTCCAGCAAACCACCTACCATGAAGTGCACGTTGTGCGGCAATTGCGGATTCAGCATTTTCAAAACGCAGGTATACAAAACCAGCAGAGTTCCTAATTGCCAATAAAAGCTGTCAGCCGAATTTACACTCTCATCACAGGCTAAGTGCCCAATACTCAATATGAAACTTCAAAAGTAATTCACATGTATGGAAAACAACTAGTTTCataatcattttctatttccaAGAATCTACCTAGGACAGACCAAAATTCATGCTTTCATCCGACACAAAGTGAACAAAAATACATCGGTACAACACAGGCAAACAACCACAAAAGGATTAACCCCTTCTCCTCCAAGTTGGAGaaaaaagacaacaaaaacATCACTGGTACGA encodes:
- the LOC105169922 gene encoding LOW QUALITY PROTEIN: uncharacterized protein LOC105169922 (The sequence of the model RefSeq protein was modified relative to this genomic sequence to represent the inferred CDS: deleted 1 base in 1 codon), which translates into the protein MEVIQEIVIVGAGIAGLTTSLGLHRLGVRSLVLESADTLRTDGFAFALWTNAWKALDAIGIGHNLRQKHNQLTRLVSTSVISGLPTAELSLELLVCGCRGNHEVRRINRKVLIESLRNELPEGTIRYSSKVVSIQDSGFFNTIHLADGTVLKTKVLIGHDGVISVVAKFLGFSKPSSAGRASIRGYLDCENGQGFEPKFLQFFGNGVRYGVTPCDDHGVYWFFTYIPSAQDKGVEEDPAKMKQFVLSKLGNTSNKVRNIFEQTDLNSMIWSQLKFRQAWELLWGNISKDKVCLAGDSLHPVTPDIGQGGCSALEDGVVLARVLAKAVTQKPSVGVQDNAEEIKQERMKMGLEKYAKERWRCSIAYMVGFIQQRRIFGCHFVEDV